The following coding sequences are from one Eucalyptus grandis isolate ANBG69807.140 chromosome 11, ASM1654582v1, whole genome shotgun sequence window:
- the LOC104426639 gene encoding uncharacterized protein LOC104426639: MERAEAAPATVMQPYELSYSDLVLLSSPRRRTPPPSSSPEAELRRLDTIRGSVMEALGPGGPGLLCVRDVPEAPALRRELLPLARRLALLDPERRRRVLQVHQLGTDVPMKDPHRNVSSFAMQLRYAQGVELAQSEASSNINSLDSKMDNINMNVTMEFQDKEFDHLGFVFKKLGSLMMELGLGLARICDEAIGGHELEQSLVESCSAKGRLIHYHSRAENLVLEQDGRRFRSKRGIAKQKKVDEHAFCNGREPRLIPQKKTIGGEARSCGSNSTLWQQWHYDYGIFTVLTAPMFLSPARPPEPNSNLETSAASVKESPCPDGLTYLQILNPIRNNVFMVKTSPESFIIQVGEAADVLSRGKLRSTLHCVCRPPKVDNVSRETFVVFLQPVWSKTFSLSDYPMDQLLSYPEVATDSTCLAEQNRMKLIDEIQKTVPPLFSRLKDGMTFAEFSRETTKQYYGGSGLQSNGLSDLG; this comes from the exons ATGGAGCGAGCGGAAGCAGCGCCGGCGACGGTGATGCAGCCCTACGAGCTCTCCTACTCCGACCTCGTCCTCCTGTCGTCGCCTCGCCGCCGTACGCCGCCGCCTTCTTCCTCGCCGGAGGCGGAGCTCAGGCGGCTCGACACGATCAGGGGGAGCGTGATGGAGGCTCTCGGCCCCGGCGGCCCCGGCTTGCTGTGCGTGAGGGACGTCCCCGAGGCTCCCGCTCTCCGCCGGGAGCTCCTTCCCCTCGCTCGCCGCCTCGCTCTCCTCGATCccgagcgtcgccggcgcgTTCTCCAG GTTCATCAGCTGGGGACTGATGTTCCCATGAAGGATCCCCATAGGAATGTCTCCTCTTTTGCTATGCAATTGAGATACGCACAAGGTGTGGAGCTTGCTCAAAGCGAAGCAAGTAGCAACATAAATAGTTTAGATTCAAAGATGGACAATATTAACATGAATGTTACAATGGAATTTCAGGACAAAGAGTTTGATCATCTTGGGTTTGTTTTCAAGAAGCTAGGTTCCTTGATGATGGAACTTGGGCTGGGTCTTGCACGAATATGTGATGAGGCCATTGGTGGCCATGAGTTAGAACAAAGCTTAGTGGAATCGTGCTCTGCTAAGGGGCGTCTTATTCACTACCATTCAAGGGCAGAGAACCTTGTTCTTGAACAGGATGGGAGAAGATTCAGATCCAAGCGAGGAATTGCTAAACAAAAGAAGGTAGATGAACATGCTTTCTGTAATGGAAGAGAACCACGACTAATTCCTCAGAAGAAGACAATTGGCGGTGAAGCCAGGTCTTGTGGGTCCAATTCCACTCTATGGCAGCAGTGGCATTATGACTATGGCATTTTCACTGTTCTAACAGCTCCTATGTTTCTTTCACCTGCTCGTCCGCCAGAGCCAAATTCCAATCTTGAAACTTCGGCAGCCAGTGTTAAAGAGTCTCCTTGCCCGGATGGTCTGACATACTTGCAAATTCTCAATCCCATTAGAAATAATGTCTTTATGGTGAAGACATCTCCTGAAAGTTTCATTATTCAAGTGGGGGAAGCAGCCGATGTCTTGTCCAGGGGGAAGCTACGCTCAACCCTTCACTGTGTGTGCAGACCACCAAAAGTTGATAATGTGAGCAGAGaaacttttgttgttttcttgcaGCCTGTATGGAGTAAAACTTTCTCTCTATCTGATTATCCGATGGATCAGTTACTGTCATACCCTGAAGTAGCTACTGATAGCACTTGTCTTGCTGAGCAAAACAGGATGAAACTGATTGATGAAATCCAGAAAACAGTCCCTCCCCTTTTCTCACGATTGAAAGATGGGATGACTTTTGCTGAATTTTCACGGGAAACTACGAAGCAATACTATGGTGGCAGTGGCTTGCAGTCCAATGGATTGTCGGATCTTGGATGA
- the LOC108956381 gene encoding uncharacterized protein LOC108956381: MLDLTTELVAQAASNSLVIFCFCNLLIVIILMAPKPSSNSKEGSEFHLPILTHVSEIDEKRIDIEQPPKHEETSPQVMELCISENLEMEGRSYNNECEDDHEDDGECNNDDDDELRRRIEAFIDKVNREWKAEKLRTHYLCEQVDL, translated from the coding sequence ATGTTGGATCTCACCACGGAATTGGTAGCTCAGGCAGCATCCAACTCTCTCGTCATCTTCTGTTTCTGCAATTTACTCATAGTCATCATCCTCATGGCCCCAAAACCCAGCTCGAATTCCAAAGAAGGCAGTGAGTTTCATCTTCCAATTCTCACCCACGTCAGTGAGATAGACGAGAAGAGAATAGACATTGAGCAGCCACCCAAACATGAGGAGACATCGCCACAGGTTATGGAGTTATGCATCAGTGAAAACTTAGAAATGGAAGGCAGGAGCTACAACAATGAGTGTGAAGATGATCATGAAGATGATGGCGAATGTAATAATGACGACGATGATGAATTGAGAAGAAGAATTGAAGCTTTTATCGACAAGGTAAATAGGGAATGGAAGGCAGAGAAATTGAGAACACACTATCTATGTGAGCAAGTGGATTTGTGA
- the LOC104426640 gene encoding serine/threonine-protein kinase Nek2 gives MEQYEVLEQIGKGSFGSALLVRHKHEKKKYVLKKIRLARQTDRARRSAYQEMELISKVRNPFIVEYKDSWVEKGCYVCIIIGYCEGGDMAEAIKRANGNHFSEEKICKWLVQLLMALDYLHSNHILHRDVKCSNIFLTKDQDIRVGDFGLAKLLTSDDLASSVVGTPSYMCPELLADIPYGSKSDIWSLGCCIYEMTAHKPAFRAFDMRALINKINKSIVAPLPTMYTGALRGLIKSMLRKNPELRPSAAELLNHPHLQPYVLKVHLKLNSPRRSTYPMEWCQSNYMKKIRFVEPEPVSISFDREKRWSFSNDRTLNPSISGTEHDSFYSMRRARNFSIITDKFAELSVDHSSEEDVTFDSKFAKLPSIAKSPRMNPAKTTAAPRKQSTLSKTSHVAPKREVSRTPRNTSQSSRRVSLPLSATSVASATPYRTSAGLLHRIQSPDVSVNSPRIDKIAEFPLTSPEDSLLPIPRNSSTSPQCSSASPETVRSITKDKCTVQILDKAHHAKHNHEVDVASHSSFELQQHRFDTSSYRQRAEALEGLLEFSARLLQQQRFDELGVLLKPFGPEKVSPRETAIWLAKSFKDTTVK, from the exons ATGGAGCAGTATGAAGTTTTAGAGCAGATTGGAAAGGGTTCCTTTGGGTCTGCTCTTCTCGTGAGGCATAAGcatgaaaagaagaa ATATGTACTTAAAAAGATTCGTCTTGCTCGCCAAACTGATAGGGCCCGTCGATCTGCTTACCAAGAG ATGGAGCTTATATCTAAAGTACGTAATCCTTTTATTGTGGAGTACAAAGATTCCTGGGTAGAAAAG GGTTGCTATGTTTGCATAATAATAGGTTACTGCGAGGGAGGAGATAT GGCAGAAGCCATAAAAAGGGCTAATGGAAACCATTTTTCAGAAGAG AAAATTTGCAAGTGGCTGGTGCAACTGCTCATGGCACTTGATTACTTGCATTCAAATCATATTCTCCACCGTGATGTCAAG TGTTCgaatatatttttgacaaagGATCAGGACATACGCGTAG GTGATTTTGGTCTTGCCAAGCTGTTGACTTCTGATGATCTTGCTTCTTCG GTCGTTGGTACTCCTAGTTATATGTGCCCAGAGCTTTTGGCAGATATACCATATGGTTCAAAATCAGATATTTGGTCTCTAG GATGCTGCATATATGAAATGACTGCTCACAAACCTGCATTTAGAGCTTTT GATATGCGAGCTCTCATTAACAAGATAAATAAATCTATTGTAGCTCCATTGCCAACAATGTACACTGGTGCCTT GCGAGGGCTCATCAAGAGTATGCTGCGGAAAAATCCTGAGCTAAGGCCCAGT GCTGCAGAGTTGCTCAATCATCCCCATCTTCAACCTTATGTTCTTAAGGTTCATCTCAAATTGAATAGTCCGAGAAGGAGTACTTACCCTATGGAATGGTGTCAGTCTAattatatgaagaaaattagaTTTGTGGAGCCAGAACCTGTTTCCATTTCATTTGATAGAGAAAAGAGGTGGTCGTTCAGTAATGACCGGACCTTGAATCCTAGCATTTCTGGAACTGAACACGATTCTTTCTACTCTATGCGAAGAGCACGGAATTTCTCCATTATTACTGATAAGTTTGCAGAGTTATCAGTCGACCATTCTTCAGAAGAAGATGTGACCTTCGACTCCAAATTTGCAAAGCTTCCAAGCATAGCCAAAAGCCCAAGAATGAACCCAGCAAAAACTACTGCTGCTCCCAGGAAGCAGTCAACTCTGTCAAAGACATCCCACGTGGCTCCAAAACGCGAAGTG TCACGCACTCCAAGAAATACTTCTCAATCATCACGCAGAGTCTCTCTTCCATTATCAGCAACATCCGTGGCTTCTGCAACTCCATACAGGACAAGTGCAGGCCTCCTTCACAGAATCCAGTCTCCAGATGTCTCTGTCAATTCCCCACGAATTGACAAGATAGCAGAATTTCCCTTAACATCTCCTGAAGACTCCCTTTTACCCATTCCAAGAAATTCTTCAACCTCTCCTCAGTGCTCATCCGCCTCACCTGAGACCGTCCGTTCAATCACTAAGGACAAGTGCACAGTCCAGATTCTCGATAAGGCCCATCATGCTAAGCATAACCATGAAGTTGATGTTGCAAGCCATTCATCTTTTGAGTTGCAGCAGCACCGGTTCGACACCTCGTCGTACAGGCAGCGAGCTGAGGCATTGGAAGGGTTGCTGGAATTCAGTGCACGGCTGTTGCAGCAGCAGAGGTTTGATGAGCTCGGCGTGTTGCTAAAGCCATTCGGACCTGAGAAGGTCTCGCCCAGAGAAACTGCTATCTGGTTGGCCAAGAGCTTCAAGGATACCACAGTGAAGTGA